In Fibrobacter sp. UWH6, the following proteins share a genomic window:
- a CDS encoding polysaccharide lyase, translated as MRFVSGISLFILSFATSVLADVVFSVDFENRAVGLYTNKMAQEDFPKKAGVSSWYAMEQNGGQNAKIVQDDEEHGMVLQLKYPKGCVGPNDEGERPACAGQVKQPLNVSAEEMWVAYDIQFEPGFEFVKGGKLPGLCGGECYTGGNRPSVGDGWSARIMWRANGAVVQYLYFVDQASTYGDDAKWNLGETAEQKHFVPGKWHRVVTRVVMNSVSTEGTGDKNGIVQSWFDGELALDLDTLRLRDFQDQKIDEFYLSTFHGGDDDTWAPSTDVFVRYDNFVVSTDSINVKSVKPGSSDEGTSAIKPAFPSSRSGKRSSLRPSENSKFFKNDKDFNAIGQQL; from the coding sequence ATGAGATTTGTCAGTGGAATCAGTCTATTTATCTTGTCTTTCGCTACGTCAGTTCTTGCCGACGTGGTGTTCTCCGTGGATTTTGAAAATCGTGCTGTCGGCCTGTACACCAATAAGATGGCCCAGGAGGACTTCCCTAAAAAGGCGGGCGTATCCAGTTGGTATGCCATGGAGCAGAATGGGGGCCAGAATGCAAAGATTGTGCAGGACGATGAAGAGCACGGGATGGTTCTGCAGCTGAAGTACCCAAAGGGTTGCGTAGGGCCCAATGACGAGGGCGAGCGCCCCGCCTGCGCCGGGCAGGTGAAGCAGCCGCTCAACGTTTCTGCAGAAGAAATGTGGGTGGCGTACGATATTCAGTTCGAGCCTGGTTTTGAATTTGTGAAAGGTGGAAAGCTGCCGGGACTTTGTGGCGGTGAATGTTATACTGGCGGAAATCGCCCCTCTGTAGGTGACGGCTGGAGCGCCCGCATCATGTGGCGTGCAAATGGAGCTGTGGTGCAGTATCTGTACTTTGTGGATCAGGCGAGTACCTATGGCGATGACGCCAAATGGAACCTGGGTGAAACTGCGGAACAAAAACATTTTGTGCCGGGTAAATGGCACCGTGTGGTGACCCGCGTGGTTATGAATTCTGTTTCCACCGAAGGCACGGGCGACAAGAACGGTATTGTGCAAAGCTGGTTCGACGGAGAACTTGCTTTAGATTTGGATACCTTGCGTTTGCGTGATTTCCAGGACCAGAAAATAGACGAGTTCTATCTCTCTACATTCCATGGCGGAGACGATGACACCTGGGCGCCCTCCACAGATGTGTTCGTGCGTTACGATAACTTCGTGGTCTCCACGGATTCTATCAATGTGAAATCTGTGAAGCCTGGTTCTTCTGACGAAGGCACTTCGGCGATTAAGCCTGCTTTCCCCAGCAGCCGTAGCGGCAAGCGTAGCAGTCTGCGTCCAAGCGAAAATTCCAAATTTTTCAAGAACGACAAAGACTTTAACGCCATCGGGCAGCAATTATAA
- a CDS encoding HAD family hydrolase — protein MPNALIFDLDGTLWDTVAPLTLIWNQVFQKNGTGKVISEDDLRNVMGKNLQEIGRIYFPDMAEERRADIFSQCAVAHCAYLKEHGAPLFFEKKFMEQLAEKYELFIVSNCPCGYIEAFLESCHLQKYFKDFEMSGRTGKSKGENIKAICERNGLSSARNLQEKFAQTCVYIGDTLGDETAANFAGIPFIHAAYGFGTANNPAAVLHNFNELPGVLEKLF, from the coding sequence ATGCCTAATGCCCTAATTTTTGACTTGGATGGAACCCTCTGGGATACAGTCGCTCCCTTGACTCTCATATGGAATCAGGTGTTCCAGAAGAACGGTACGGGCAAGGTGATTTCTGAAGATGACCTTCGAAATGTGATGGGCAAGAACCTTCAGGAAATAGGTCGCATCTATTTCCCTGACATGGCAGAAGAACGTCGCGCCGATATTTTCAGCCAGTGCGCGGTGGCTCATTGCGCTTACTTAAAGGAACATGGCGCCCCGCTATTTTTTGAAAAGAAGTTCATGGAACAGCTTGCTGAAAAATATGAACTGTTCATCGTCAGCAATTGCCCCTGCGGGTACATCGAAGCTTTTCTGGAATCCTGCCATTTGCAGAAGTACTTCAAGGACTTTGAAATGTCTGGACGCACTGGCAAAAGCAAGGGCGAAAACATCAAGGCTATCTGTGAACGAAATGGGCTGAGTTCCGCGCGAAACCTTCAGGAAAAATTTGCGCAAACTTGCGTCTACATCGGCGACACTCTCGGCGATGAAACTGCTGCAAATTTTGCGGGAATTCCCTTTATCCACGCAGCTTACGGTTTCGGCACTGCCAACAACCCTGCCGCCGTTCTCCATAACTTTAACGAACTGCCGGGAGTTTTGGAAAAACTTTTCTAG
- a CDS encoding YhcG family protein has protein sequence MPRKNPNNLPQTYTTWISELKKRYAQSQIKASIAVNGELIGFYYSLGRDIQQKKFQNTYGSGFYKKLSDDLRREIPNAKGFSPTTLKYAVYFYDLYKDYVEGQNRQQLADDLNNRIRPQLVDDLKKIPWGHHRFIIDSCKNSPKKALFFVKKTIENSWSRSVLLTFLDTDLYEREGRAVTNFTTTLPKEQGDLARELTRDPYCFDFVEVRSDFEERELKDALLKNIEMFLMELGRGFAYMGREYRLQVGETEQFLDMLFYNTKLHCYVVVEVKTGKFEPAYIGQLSTYVVAVNHLLKSAEDKPTLGILVCKDKDEVLAQYSLEGSVNPIAISEFELLKIYPKDFKSCLPSIKELEDQLGG, from the coding sequence ATGCCCAGAAAAAATCCAAATAATCTGCCACAGACTTACACTACCTGGATTTCTGAACTTAAGAAGCGTTATGCCCAGTCGCAAATCAAGGCTTCCATTGCTGTTAACGGCGAGTTGATTGGCTTTTACTACAGCTTGGGTCGCGACATTCAGCAGAAAAAATTCCAGAATACCTATGGCAGCGGGTTCTATAAAAAACTCAGCGATGATTTACGCCGTGAAATCCCGAATGCCAAGGGTTTTTCGCCGACGACTCTGAAATACGCCGTGTATTTCTACGATTTGTACAAGGATTATGTAGAAGGACAAAATCGTCAGCAACTTGCTGACGATTTGAACAACCGAATTCGTCCACAACTTGTGGACGATTTGAAGAAAATCCCTTGGGGACATCATCGCTTTATTATTGATTCTTGTAAAAATTCCCCTAAAAAGGCTCTTTTCTTCGTAAAAAAGACCATTGAAAACAGTTGGTCCCGTTCCGTATTGCTCACGTTTCTTGATACAGACCTGTATGAGCGTGAAGGTAGAGCCGTTACTAACTTCACAACGACTTTGCCCAAGGAGCAGGGGGACTTGGCTCGTGAATTGACTCGGGACCCGTATTGCTTTGACTTTGTGGAAGTTCGTAGCGATTTTGAGGAACGGGAATTGAAAGACGCTCTGCTCAAGAATATTGAAATGTTCCTGATGGAACTTGGACGCGGTTTTGCCTACATGGGGCGAGAATATCGTTTGCAGGTCGGTGAAACGGAACAATTTCTTGATATGCTTTTTTACAACACCAAGTTGCACTGCTATGTGGTTGTTGAAGTGAAAACAGGGAAGTTTGAACCTGCGTACATTGGACAGCTTAGCACTTACGTGGTGGCCGTGAATCATTTGTTGAAAAGCGCAGAAGACAAGCCTACGCTTGGTATTTTGGTGTGCAAGGACAAGGACGAAGTTCTTGCGCAGTATTCCTTGGAGGGCTCGGTCAATCCCATCGCCATCTCAGAATTTGAATTGTTGAAAATTTACCCGAAGGATTTCAAGAGTTGCCTGCCCTCTATCAAGGAACTGGAAGATCAGTTAGGTGGATAA
- a CDS encoding metallophosphoesterase translates to MKCFFVSDLHIDFYAPLTRTVSLLHRYFQEFFDRNFLPADVCCIAGDIANNYFTYVEFLKFIATKYSRVFVCLGNHDVICEREGVFGSDRDFPTSESKITFYLEEAAKIPNLHLLENLTVDVFAGCMGMCDFTYKHVPDASVEEYKMIWSTRWFDGRHWNYKGNDTEALWNHYAGIMDSLTAARPKVMMSHFLPMEFGMAEMYLKDPLSTYFYFQGEKFLSNLDDGSIWQAGHTHSAIKKVVRDSLGKNHLLLCNPVGYPDEEPYRENNLHREDFLLDI, encoded by the coding sequence ATGAAATGTTTCTTCGTTAGCGATTTGCATATTGATTTTTACGCGCCCCTAACACGGACAGTATCTTTACTGCATCGCTATTTTCAGGAATTTTTCGACAGGAATTTTTTGCCGGCGGATGTTTGCTGTATCGCAGGGGACATTGCCAACAATTATTTTACCTACGTCGAATTTCTGAAGTTTATCGCGACGAAGTACAGCCGGGTTTTTGTATGCCTGGGAAATCACGATGTCATTTGTGAACGTGAGGGCGTTTTCGGTTCGGATCGAGATTTCCCTACGTCCGAAAGTAAGATTACCTTTTACCTGGAAGAGGCTGCGAAAATTCCAAACCTTCACCTGCTGGAAAATTTGACGGTAGATGTTTTTGCCGGGTGCATGGGCATGTGCGATTTTACCTACAAGCATGTTCCCGATGCTTCTGTAGAAGAGTATAAGATGATCTGGTCTACCCGCTGGTTTGACGGTCGCCATTGGAATTACAAAGGCAATGATACGGAGGCCCTCTGGAATCATTATGCGGGAATTATGGACAGTTTGACGGCTGCCCGCCCGAAGGTGATGATGAGTCATTTTTTGCCCATGGAATTCGGCATGGCCGAAATGTATCTGAAGGATCCGCTGTCGACCTACTTCTATTTTCAAGGTGAAAAATTCTTGAGTAATCTGGATGATGGTTCCATCTGGCAGGCGGGACACACCCATTCCGCCATCAAGAAGGTAGTTCGGGACAGCCTCGGAAAAAATCATTTGCTGCTTTGCAATCCTGTTGGCTACCCTGATGAAGAACCGTATCGCGAAAACAATTTGCATAGGGAAGATTTCCTGTTGGATATTTAG
- a CDS encoding TIGR02147 family protein, giving the protein MLKSIIEYEDYRQYMQDFYEDRKRTGAFTWREFAKRAGFSSPNFIKLVCEGKSGLSPLSVERVASVMGFVGIERVYFRSLVMFSQAKKDSDKKNAYKEMCDIAGAHRVRLLEGEAYAFYESWKNAVIRELAPMMPGAKPLEMAKMCIPSITAAEVSETLSFLVKAGFLEKDGEGFRQTNKSVAASAAALPMLVRSMHKQMSDFAKESMDKVSVEERNISGVTVGIDREDYEKIVGEIEELRRKVVAIATEKNSAEQVYHLNLQFFPLTRNTIGGEK; this is encoded by the coding sequence ATGCTGAAATCCATAATTGAATACGAGGACTACCGTCAGTACATGCAGGACTTCTACGAAGACCGCAAAAGGACCGGCGCTTTCACCTGGCGGGAATTTGCCAAGCGGGCTGGTTTCAGTTCGCCGAATTTCATCAAGCTGGTGTGCGAAGGTAAGAGCGGTCTTTCTCCCCTCAGTGTGGAGCGTGTGGCATCCGTCATGGGTTTCGTAGGGATTGAACGTGTGTACTTCCGTTCCCTGGTGATGTTCAGCCAAGCCAAGAAGGATTCCGATAAAAAGAATGCCTACAAGGAAATGTGCGATATCGCTGGAGCCCATAGGGTGCGCCTGCTGGAAGGGGAGGCTTACGCATTTTATGAATCCTGGAAAAATGCCGTGATCCGGGAACTGGCTCCCATGATGCCAGGGGCGAAGCCTTTGGAAATGGCCAAAATGTGCATACCGTCCATCACAGCCGCCGAGGTTAGCGAGACTTTGAGTTTCCTGGTTAAAGCGGGGTTCTTGGAGAAGGATGGGGAAGGTTTTCGCCAGACCAACAAGTCTGTGGCAGCATCGGCTGCGGCCCTACCTATGCTGGTGCGCTCCATGCATAAGCAAATGAGTGACTTTGCCAAGGAGTCCATGGACAAGGTCTCTGTTGAAGAACGCAATATTTCGGGTGTCACCGTGGGTATCGACCGAGAGGACTACGAAAAAATTGTTGGTGAAATAGAGGAATTGCGGAGAAAGGTGGTGGCCATTGCCACCGAGAAGAATTCTGCTGAACAGGTCTATCATTTGAACCTGCAGTTTTTTCCGCTGACCCGCAATACAATAGGAGGTGAAAAATGA
- a CDS encoding flavin reductase family protein produces the protein MRKNLGAKPYLYPQPVLVIGTYNEDGTPNAMVAAWGSVSDMNQVAIYVANSHKTMDNIKARKCFTVSMATAENIKEIDFLGLNSGHKVADKFEKSGLTAVKSKNVDAPLIAELPLTLECKMVSYAEEPELLLGEVVNVTADESILDAEEKIDIKKLNPICYDTAGHGYYAIGEKVGNAFSDGKNIK, from the coding sequence ATGCGTAAAAATCTTGGTGCCAAACCCTATCTTTATCCCCAGCCCGTATTGGTTATCGGAACCTACAACGAAGACGGTACGCCCAACGCCATGGTGGCTGCATGGGGTTCCGTCAGCGACATGAACCAGGTCGCCATCTACGTAGCCAACAGCCATAAGACCATGGACAACATCAAGGCACGCAAGTGCTTTACTGTTAGCATGGCCACCGCCGAAAACATCAAGGAAATTGATTTCCTTGGACTTAACTCCGGCCACAAAGTGGCAGACAAGTTTGAAAAATCCGGACTTACCGCCGTCAAGAGCAAGAACGTCGACGCGCCCCTCATTGCAGAACTGCCCCTCACCCTGGAATGCAAGATGGTAAGCTACGCCGAAGAACCGGAACTGCTTTTAGGCGAAGTGGTGAACGTTACCGCCGACGAATCCATCCTCGACGCCGAAGAAAAAATCGACATCAAAAAACTGAACCCCATCTGCTACGATACGGCAGGACATGGTTACTATGCCATCGGCGAAAAGGTTGGCAACGCCTTCTCCGACGGAAAAAACATCAAGTAA
- a CDS encoding GNAT family N-acetyltransferase, producing the protein MLDFLVTMIKIRSARIEDAAALQAIYKPYVEDTAITFEYDAPTVEEFAARIGGTLEKYPYLVIERAGAATGSDENSTEILGYCYAGVFKGRAAYNRSVETSIYVKLGEHGKGYGRALYTELERELKSRGFLNTCACIASPKPGSTRLDNSSQKFHEKLGYTLVGTFHDCAYKFGQWYNMIWMEKMLGEHL; encoded by the coding sequence TTGTTAGATTTCCTGGTCACCATGATCAAGATCCGTTCCGCAAGAATCGAAGACGCCGCCGCGCTACAGGCCATCTACAAACCCTACGTAGAAGACACCGCCATTACCTTCGAGTATGACGCCCCCACCGTAGAAGAATTTGCAGCAAGGATTGGGGGAACGCTGGAAAAGTACCCCTACCTGGTAATAGAACGAGCAGGAGCCGCCACGGGTTCCGACGAGAACAGCACAGAAATTCTTGGCTATTGCTACGCGGGAGTTTTCAAGGGACGAGCCGCCTACAATCGCAGCGTAGAAACATCCATCTACGTAAAGCTTGGCGAACATGGGAAAGGCTACGGCCGAGCCCTGTACACTGAACTGGAACGAGAATTGAAATCCCGTGGATTCCTGAACACATGCGCCTGCATCGCAAGCCCCAAACCAGGCAGCACCCGCCTAGATAACAGCAGCCAGAAATTTCACGAAAAGCTAGGCTACACTCTAGTAGGAACCTTCCACGATTGCGCCTACAAATTCGGGCAATGGTACAACATGATCTGGATGGAAAAGATGCTAGGGGAGCATTTGTAG